One window from the genome of Actinoplanes teichomyceticus ATCC 31121 encodes:
- a CDS encoding hemerythrin domain-containing protein, producing MTTTQQDQDVIDLLLTQHRQIRDLFAEVRNATGEPRQRAFHRLVRLLAVHESAEELVVHPASRHDATNTVVDACLREENDAKRELTNLYALGTDAPGFDERFARFERAVLAHAAHEEQQEFPMLRRRTDPAKLRRMAGAVRAAEAVSPTRPHAGVGESATTMMLAGPPMALFDRMRDAIRDWHRTDND from the coding sequence ATGACGACGACACAGCAGGACCAGGACGTGATCGACCTGCTCCTCACCCAGCACCGCCAGATCAGGGACCTGTTCGCCGAGGTGCGCAACGCCACCGGCGAACCCCGCCAGCGGGCCTTCCACCGGCTGGTACGCCTGCTCGCCGTGCACGAGAGCGCGGAGGAGCTGGTCGTGCACCCGGCGTCCCGGCACGACGCCACCAACACCGTGGTCGACGCGTGCCTGCGCGAGGAGAACGACGCGAAGCGGGAGTTGACCAACCTGTACGCGCTGGGCACCGACGCGCCCGGCTTCGACGAGAGGTTCGCCCGGTTCGAGCGGGCCGTGCTCGCCCACGCCGCGCACGAGGAGCAGCAGGAGTTCCCGATGCTGCGGCGCCGGACGGACCCGGCGAAGCTGCGCCGCATGGCGGGCGCCGTACGCGCCGCCGAGGCGGTCTCGCCCACCCGCCCGCACGCCGGAGTCGGCGAGAGCGCGACGACGATGATGCTGGCCGGGCCGCCGATGGCGCTCTTCGACCGGATGCGCGACGCCATCCGGGACTGGCACCGGACGGACAACGACTGA
- a CDS encoding class I SAM-dependent methyltransferase — MRTQLDDLEAEITYLLIRQERPATVVEIGSLHGWSTTWILRALRDNRAGALITHDLIDNARRNVPAELAEGRWTFVPGDARETLRGHRHGIDHLFIDAAHTASFARWFVGDLFPTVPAGATVSVHDVFHGRRPWPVSEGRVVLSWLADHGAGHFTPSRLAAAPVNRELRELKRHLGLLEPVHDGRDDPMLFFRMP; from the coding sequence ATGCGCACCCAGCTCGACGACCTGGAGGCGGAGATCACCTACCTGCTGATCCGTCAGGAACGGCCCGCGACCGTGGTGGAGATCGGGTCGCTGCACGGCTGGTCCACCACGTGGATCCTGCGGGCGCTGCGCGACAACCGGGCCGGCGCGCTGATCACCCACGACCTGATCGACAACGCCCGGCGCAACGTGCCCGCCGAGCTCGCCGAAGGGCGCTGGACGTTCGTGCCGGGTGACGCCCGGGAGACGCTGCGCGGCCACCGGCACGGCATCGACCACCTCTTCATCGACGCCGCGCACACCGCGTCCTTCGCCCGCTGGTTCGTCGGCGACCTCTTCCCGACGGTCCCGGCCGGGGCCACGGTCAGCGTGCACGACGTCTTCCACGGGCGGCGGCCCTGGCCGGTCAGCGAGGGCCGGGTGGTGCTGTCCTGGCTGGCCGACCACGGCGCCGGGCACTTCACCCCGTCCCGGCTCGCCGCCGCGCCGGTCAACCGGGAGCTCAGGGAGCTCAAGCGGCACCTGGGCCTGCTGGAGCCGGTCCACGACGGGCGCGACGATCCGATGCTGTTCTTCCGGATGCCCTGA
- a CDS encoding alpha/beta hydrolase gives MTVKRFITALLAVVLAVPAGYVFGPALPSPAPAPAGWAAWLADPAHLPDPGAAPVATVSAFFAGLPHRRAAELARAYPDVVGNLDGAPIELRYAANRRQSPRWAGRQILALDMRGDGRIAEVLGDLRGATRVTVLVPGVDDTLGNFDTGHGGVLRRSPAWQARRLYERMRADQPDAHVAVVAWLGYDPPEGVRREALREERATAGARALDRFVDGLVTGRPGLAVTVVGHSYGSTVAGIAAPGLTGQVTDIVAIGSPGMGADRAADLNTSARVWAGTAPGDWTRRLPGLRVLGVGHGRLPIDPAFGALPLPCGNVDGHDGYFEPGSVALRAMASIGAGPAGDPR, from the coding sequence ATGACTGTGAAGCGGTTCATCACCGCACTGCTCGCCGTGGTTCTGGCAGTGCCCGCCGGGTATGTTTTCGGCCCCGCCCTGCCGAGTCCGGCGCCGGCGCCCGCGGGCTGGGCCGCGTGGCTGGCCGACCCGGCGCACCTGCCGGATCCGGGCGCCGCGCCGGTGGCGACGGTGTCCGCGTTCTTCGCCGGCCTGCCGCACCGGCGGGCCGCGGAGCTGGCGCGCGCCTACCCGGACGTCGTCGGCAACCTCGACGGCGCGCCGATCGAGCTGCGCTACGCGGCGAACCGGCGGCAGAGCCCGCGGTGGGCCGGCCGGCAGATCCTGGCGCTGGACATGCGCGGCGACGGCCGGATCGCCGAGGTGCTCGGTGACCTGCGCGGCGCCACCCGGGTCACCGTCCTCGTCCCGGGCGTCGACGACACCCTGGGCAACTTCGACACCGGCCACGGCGGCGTGCTCCGGCGCTCACCGGCCTGGCAGGCCCGCCGGCTCTACGAGCGGATGCGCGCCGATCAGCCGGACGCGCACGTCGCGGTCGTCGCCTGGCTGGGCTACGACCCGCCCGAGGGGGTACGCCGGGAGGCGTTGCGCGAGGAGCGCGCCACGGCCGGCGCGCGAGCACTGGACCGGTTCGTCGACGGGCTCGTCACCGGCCGTCCCGGACTCGCGGTCACGGTGGTCGGCCACAGCTACGGCTCGACGGTGGCCGGGATCGCCGCCCCCGGCCTGACCGGCCAGGTCACCGACATCGTGGCGATCGGCAGCCCGGGCATGGGCGCCGACCGTGCCGCGGATCTGAACACGTCGGCCCGGGTCTGGGCGGGCACCGCGCCCGGCGACTGGACCCGGCGGCTGCCGGGCCTGCGCGTCCTCGGCGTCGGGCACGGGCGGCTGCCGATCGATCCGGCGTTCGGCGCGCTGCCGCTGCCGTGCGGGAACGTCGACGGTCACGACGGCTACTTCGAGCCCGGCTCGGTGGCCTTGCGGGCGATGGCGTCGATCGGTGCCGGCCCGGCGGGTGATCCGCGGTGA
- a CDS encoding acyltransferase family protein, with product MTAAAWAGRIATATPPDRERAVDGLRTIAMLGVVAGHWLVTGLTIGSGGDLHQASPLTGRPGLTPLTWALQTLGLFFFVSGYAAARGLGRARRRGVGAGSWLAGRARRLLTPVAVFLGMWLLVLTALRHAGAGRWTLHTAGTIALSPLWFVLVLALLLALTAPVLSAVGRFGAAAALLPLGALAAMDTLRYLLWPGMPGWPAYLNCVTAWLVPYTLGVAAARGRLAGPRSGRGLLLAGVTGGALLILAGYPASLVGVPGHGRSNLDPPSLLTAALSAAQIGLALLLWARLDRRLRRPGWWAVVAGLNLTAMTIFLWHQSALLGVAVFGRTLAGAPTGLIGPPDQAGWIAHRLLWLPAVAAALAALCLLFRRAEWRGR from the coding sequence GTGACCGCGGCAGCGTGGGCCGGCCGGATCGCCACCGCCACACCGCCGGACCGGGAGCGGGCGGTCGACGGGCTCCGCACGATCGCCATGCTGGGGGTGGTGGCCGGGCACTGGCTCGTCACCGGCCTGACCATCGGCTCCGGCGGGGATCTGCATCAGGCCAGCCCGCTCACCGGCCGGCCCGGTCTCACCCCGCTGACCTGGGCCCTGCAGACGCTCGGGCTGTTCTTCTTCGTGTCCGGCTACGCCGCGGCCCGGGGCCTGGGCCGGGCCCGCCGGCGCGGCGTAGGGGCCGGGTCCTGGCTGGCCGGCCGGGCGCGCCGGCTGCTGACGCCGGTCGCCGTGTTCCTGGGCATGTGGCTGCTGGTCCTCACCGCGTTGCGGCACGCCGGCGCGGGCCGGTGGACGCTGCACACGGCCGGCACGATCGCGCTCAGCCCGCTGTGGTTCGTTCTGGTGCTCGCCCTGCTGCTGGCCCTCACCGCGCCGGTGCTCAGCGCGGTCGGCCGCTTCGGCGCCGCGGCGGCCCTGCTCCCGCTCGGCGCGCTGGCCGCGATGGACACGCTGCGCTACCTGCTGTGGCCCGGGATGCCCGGCTGGCCCGCCTACCTCAACTGCGTGACCGCCTGGCTGGTGCCGTACACGCTGGGGGTGGCCGCCGCGCGGGGCCGCCTCGCCGGACCCCGCTCCGGCCGGGGCCTGTTGCTGGCCGGCGTGACCGGCGGCGCGCTGCTGATCCTGGCCGGCTACCCGGCGAGTCTGGTCGGTGTGCCGGGCCACGGCCGCTCGAACCTCGACCCGCCGTCGCTGCTGACCGCAGCGCTGTCGGCGGCACAGATCGGCCTGGCCCTGCTCCTGTGGGCACGTCTGGACCGGCGGCTGCGCCGCCCCGGCTGGTGGGCGGTCGTCGCCGGGCTCAACCTGACAGCGATGACGATCTTCCTGTGGCACCAGAGCGCCCTGCTCGGCGTCGCGGTGTTCGGCCGCACGCTGGCCGGCGCTCCCACCGGCCTGATCGGGCCGCCCGATCAGGCCGGCTGGATCGCGCACCGGCTGCTCTGGCTGCCCGCGGTCGCCGCCGCCCTGGCCGCCCTGTGCCTGCTGTTCCGGCGAGCCGAGTGGCGTGGCCGGTAG
- a CDS encoding Rieske 2Fe-2S domain-containing protein, producing the protein MLSPEKNRMLTQVGAGTPMGELLRRYWHPIAPAMELRERRVKPIRLLGEDLVLFRKPSGGHGLLSRHCPHRLTDLSLGWVDGDLMRCAYHGWGFDSDGRCVEQPFEEAGPAGGFHDKAGVKSYPTATLAGLVWAYLGPGPAPLLPDFETFSWEHGFVELILTELPCNWFQCHENGMDPVHFEWLHSNGNAVRLNPEAPLYAPRHTEIDFLEFEHGFVNGREVETENAPEGPFARSSSTAEGGILCLWPYTLASGNTVEFRVPVDDHRTLNITWQYSVLPDDVRTGVPESEEVPYWYGPLTEPGSDRIITSHTGNQDFAVWIGQGTVTDRSAERLGRSDKGITLLRRRYLEAIEQVARGEDPPGTVRDPAANVRIPLPLPRKFIYTEGVPRVVFEEKLAARKKSGLYGIGGFLAVQAGRPDHIQTMYEKAAGITDGSALGSGGAG; encoded by the coding sequence ATGCTCTCGCCAGAGAAGAATCGGATGCTGACCCAGGTGGGCGCCGGTACCCCGATGGGCGAACTGCTGCGCAGGTACTGGCACCCGATCGCACCGGCCATGGAACTCCGCGAGCGGCGGGTCAAGCCGATCAGGCTGTTGGGCGAGGACCTGGTCCTGTTCCGCAAGCCGAGCGGCGGGCACGGGCTGCTCTCCCGGCACTGTCCGCACCGGCTGACCGATCTCAGCCTGGGCTGGGTGGACGGCGACCTGATGCGGTGTGCCTACCACGGGTGGGGGTTCGACTCCGACGGGCGGTGCGTGGAGCAGCCGTTCGAGGAGGCCGGGCCGGCCGGCGGGTTCCACGACAAGGCCGGGGTGAAGTCCTACCCCACCGCGACCCTGGCCGGGCTGGTGTGGGCGTACCTGGGCCCGGGGCCCGCCCCGCTGCTGCCCGACTTCGAGACGTTCAGCTGGGAGCACGGCTTCGTCGAGCTGATCCTCACCGAGCTGCCGTGCAACTGGTTCCAGTGCCACGAGAACGGCATGGACCCGGTCCACTTCGAGTGGCTGCACTCAAACGGCAACGCGGTGCGGCTCAACCCCGAGGCGCCGCTCTACGCGCCCCGGCACACGGAGATCGACTTCTTGGAGTTCGAGCACGGCTTCGTCAACGGCCGCGAGGTCGAGACCGAGAACGCGCCGGAGGGGCCCTTCGCCCGGTCCAGCAGCACGGCCGAGGGCGGCATCCTCTGCCTGTGGCCGTACACCCTCGCCTCGGGCAACACGGTCGAGTTCCGGGTGCCGGTGGACGACCACCGGACCCTCAACATCACGTGGCAGTACTCGGTGCTCCCCGACGACGTCCGGACCGGCGTGCCGGAGTCGGAGGAGGTGCCGTACTGGTACGGCCCGCTCACCGAGCCCGGGAGCGACCGAATCATCACCTCGCACACCGGCAACCAGGACTTCGCGGTCTGGATCGGCCAGGGCACGGTCACCGACCGGAGCGCCGAGCGGCTGGGGCGCAGCGACAAGGGCATCACCCTGCTGCGGCGCCGCTACCTGGAGGCGATCGAGCAGGTCGCCAGGGGCGAGGACCCGCCGGGCACGGTGCGTGACCCCGCCGCGAACGTGCGGATCCCGCTCCCGCTCCCCCGGAAGTTCATCTACACCGAGGGCGTGCCCCGCGTGGTGTTCGAGGAGAAGCTCGCCGCCCGGAAGAAGAGCGGGCTGTACGGCATCGGTGGCTTCCTGGCGGTCCAGGCCGGACGGCCGGATCACATCCAGACGATGTACGAGAAGGCCGCCGGCATCACGGACGGGTCGGCTCTCGGCTCCGGCGGGGCCGGGTAG
- a CDS encoding cation:proton antiporter has translation MDSNTIVILLLDLALIAILARAAGALARRFGQPAVIGEVVMGILLGPTVLHGVVAETLFPGQVRGYLIAFANVGIALFMFVTGLEFRRGDGHAPRRAAIGIGLGSIVLPFAMGTSLGAWWDTATPDATPLGAHLFMGLALSVTAFPVLARILDDRGMTRQPLGRLALAGAAFCDLLAWVLLAGVLALGAGGHQPWRLLWLLPYVAVMAACTVLLRRLVQRRAGRLNPVVALAGLLASAASTEWMGLHFVLGAFLFGIVLSGLRGPAGERALKPVRESAEGLGLGLLMPVYFVVAGWQVDLSVLRATQLVQLLVLLAIAVVGKVAGTMVAARVSGLRPREAAILGALMNTRGLTELIVLTAGRQAGLLNDSSYSLLVAMAVLTTLSTGPILNRLQGRPKRAGSASDDTTRESRLQQV, from the coding sequence ATGGACAGCAACACCATCGTCATTCTTCTGCTCGACCTGGCCCTGATCGCGATCCTGGCCCGGGCGGCGGGCGCGCTCGCCCGCCGGTTCGGCCAGCCGGCGGTCATCGGCGAGGTCGTGATGGGGATCCTGCTCGGCCCCACCGTGCTGCACGGCGTCGTCGCGGAGACGCTGTTCCCCGGGCAGGTGCGCGGCTACCTGATCGCGTTCGCGAACGTGGGGATCGCCCTGTTCATGTTCGTCACCGGCCTGGAGTTCCGCCGGGGGGACGGCCACGCGCCCCGGCGGGCCGCCATCGGCATCGGGCTCGGCTCGATCGTCCTGCCCTTCGCCATGGGAACCTCTCTCGGCGCCTGGTGGGACACCGCGACGCCGGACGCCACCCCGCTCGGGGCCCACCTGTTCATGGGTTTGGCCCTCTCCGTCACGGCCTTCCCGGTGCTGGCCCGGATCCTGGACGACCGCGGCATGACCCGGCAACCGCTGGGCCGGCTGGCCCTGGCCGGAGCGGCCTTCTGCGATCTGCTGGCCTGGGTGCTGCTGGCCGGTGTGCTGGCCCTCGGCGCCGGCGGCCACCAGCCGTGGCGCCTGCTGTGGTTGCTCCCGTACGTCGCGGTGATGGCCGCCTGCACCGTCCTGCTGCGCCGCCTGGTGCAGCGGCGCGCCGGCCGGCTGAACCCGGTCGTCGCCCTGGCCGGCTTGCTGGCCTCGGCCGCCTCCACCGAATGGATGGGCCTGCACTTCGTGCTCGGCGCCTTCCTCTTCGGCATCGTCCTGTCCGGCCTGCGCGGCCCGGCGGGGGAGCGCGCGCTGAAGCCGGTGCGGGAGAGCGCCGAAGGGCTCGGCCTGGGCCTGCTCATGCCGGTCTACTTCGTGGTGGCCGGCTGGCAGGTGGACCTTTCCGTCCTGCGGGCCACCCAGCTGGTGCAACTGCTGGTGCTGCTCGCGATCGCCGTGGTGGGGAAGGTCGCCGGCACCATGGTGGCGGCCCGGGTGTCCGGCCTGCGGCCGCGCGAAGCCGCGATCCTGGGCGCCCTGATGAACACCCGCGGGCTCACCGAGCTGATCGTGCTCACCGCCGGACGTCAGGCAGGCCTGCTGAACGACTCCTCCTACAGCCTGCTGGTGGCGATGGCCGTCCTGACCACGCTCTCCACCGGCCCGATCCTCAACCGCTTGCAGGGGCGGCCGAAGCGGGCGGGCTCCGCCTCGGATGACACCACCCGCGAGTCGCGGCTCCAGCAGGTTTGA
- a CDS encoding HalD/BesD family halogenase → MNVEQIDENLAKFLAERYTPESVAQLADRFHRFGFVKFDAANRLVPDELQTAVREECDLLIEQHKERRNLLLSTTGNTPRRMSVVKSEEIEKSELISTLSRSEVLLGFLAGITREEIIPEVSSDERYLITHQEFKSDTHGWHWGDYSFALIWALRMPPIEHGGMLQAVPHTHWDKSNPRINQTLCEREINTHGLESGDLYLLRTDTTLHRTVPLSEDSTRTILNMTWAAKRDLEKDLVGNDRWWENPEAEAARAVDNA, encoded by the coding sequence ATGAATGTCGAGCAGATCGACGAGAACCTGGCCAAGTTCCTGGCCGAGCGCTACACCCCCGAGTCCGTGGCGCAGCTTGCCGACCGCTTCCACCGCTTCGGCTTCGTCAAGTTCGACGCCGCCAACCGGCTCGTGCCGGACGAGCTGCAGACCGCGGTCCGCGAGGAGTGCGACCTGCTGATCGAGCAGCACAAGGAGCGCCGCAACCTGCTGCTCAGCACCACCGGCAACACGCCCCGCCGGATGAGCGTGGTCAAGAGCGAGGAGATCGAGAAGAGCGAACTCATCAGTACGCTGTCCCGCTCCGAGGTGCTGCTCGGATTCCTGGCCGGCATCACCCGGGAGGAGATCATCCCGGAGGTCTCCAGCGACGAGCGCTACCTGATCACCCACCAGGAGTTCAAGTCGGACACCCACGGCTGGCACTGGGGCGACTACAGCTTCGCGCTGATCTGGGCGCTGCGGATGCCGCCCATCGAGCACGGCGGGATGCTGCAGGCGGTGCCGCACACCCACTGGGACAAGAGCAACCCGCGGATCAACCAGACGCTCTGCGAGCGCGAGATCAACACCCACGGGCTGGAGTCCGGTGACCTGTACCTGCTGCGCACCGACACCACCCTGCACCGCACCGTGCCGCTGAGCGAGGACTCGACCCGCACCATCCTCAACATGACCTGGGCCGCCAAGCGCGACCTGGAGAAGGACCTGGTGGGTAACGACCGCTGGTGGGAGAACCCGGAGGCCGAGGCGGCCCGCGCGGTGGACAACGCCTGA
- a CDS encoding MFS transporter has translation MPPPETQAARPGRRKRLRLPAGYRELLAVPGVSRMLIAALVSKLPVTMVSLSLLLYLGPRYSYATGGLAVSCMAIGQGLSAPIRGRLMDRYPYRLILVVCLLFYVVALGSLTAVAADRGPAPLVLALAAVSGVTAPPVGIIMRTLWRVLAGEQRLVTAMALDAATSDVVQITGPALAAWLCLSVSGEVAFGLYGALTMVAVLLVLSFPNVPPPVRRRGGGHWAGPLRSAPLRRVLIANAAFSAMITAIDVVISVLNAERGTTGYIGIQIGALSVGSIVGSLALGAVPGLLARGPKLSVLIGVFASGVVLLAVTSQMSALAMTLACPITGLAYGSTFGALFTAGGDLAPEGTAAETQAWLSSLTQAGAAVGAWAATEVGNVTALCAIPVIAVLSAVLTWNVRGPRPAGDLPTTS, from the coding sequence ATGCCTCCGCCTGAGACCCAGGCGGCGCGCCCGGGCCGGCGGAAGCGGCTGCGGCTGCCCGCCGGCTACCGGGAGCTGCTGGCGGTTCCCGGGGTCAGCCGCATGCTGATCGCCGCTCTGGTGTCGAAGCTGCCGGTCACCATGGTTTCGCTGAGCCTGCTGCTCTACCTCGGGCCCCGCTACTCCTACGCGACGGGCGGCCTGGCGGTGAGCTGCATGGCGATCGGCCAGGGGCTGTCCGCCCCGATCCGCGGCCGGCTGATGGACCGCTACCCGTACCGGCTGATCCTGGTCGTCTGCCTGCTGTTCTACGTGGTCGCGCTCGGCTCGCTGACCGCGGTGGCCGCCGACCGGGGCCCGGCCCCGCTGGTGCTGGCCCTGGCCGCGGTCAGCGGCGTCACCGCACCACCGGTAGGCATCATCATGCGCACCCTGTGGCGGGTGCTGGCCGGCGAACAGCGGCTGGTCACAGCGATGGCGCTCGACGCCGCGACCAGCGACGTCGTGCAGATCACCGGGCCGGCCCTGGCCGCGTGGCTCTGCCTCAGCGTGTCCGGCGAGGTGGCGTTCGGTCTGTACGGAGCGCTGACGATGGTCGCGGTCCTGCTGGTGCTCAGCTTCCCGAACGTCCCGCCGCCGGTCCGCCGTCGCGGCGGCGGGCACTGGGCGGGCCCGCTGCGCTCGGCTCCGCTGCGCCGGGTACTGATCGCCAACGCCGCGTTCAGCGCGATGATCACCGCGATCGACGTGGTCATCTCGGTGCTCAACGCCGAGCGGGGCACCACCGGGTACATCGGCATCCAGATCGGCGCCCTCTCGGTCGGCAGCATCGTCGGCAGCCTCGCCCTGGGCGCCGTCCCCGGCCTGCTGGCCAGGGGCCCCAAGCTCTCGGTGCTGATCGGGGTCTTCGCGTCGGGCGTCGTGCTGCTGGCCGTCACCTCCCAGATGTCCGCCCTGGCCATGACGCTGGCCTGTCCGATCACCGGCCTGGCCTACGGCTCGACCTTCGGCGCGCTGTTCACCGCGGGCGGTGACCTCGCCCCGGAGGGGACCGCCGCCGAGACCCAGGCCTGGCTGAGCAGCCTCACGCAGGCCGGCGCGGCCGTCGGCGCCTGGGCCGCAACCGAGGTCGGCAATGTGACGGCGCTCTGCGCCATCCCCGTGATCGCGGTCCTGTCCGCGGTCCTCACCTGGAACGTCCGGGGCCCTCGGCCCGCCGGAGACCTTCCCACCACCAGTTGA